A genomic stretch from Candidatus Omnitrophota bacterium includes:
- a CDS encoding sigma-70 family RNA polymerase sigma factor: protein MNFKELYERISPKLRRLARARSAHRALLGEDDLYQEACLHLWNNFREGMPEGVNESYIVKSCEFHILNYLRKKRGRFKVLNLDEPINEGGDTLGDLLPDNKARGEEHIDRAITIDDIRNNGFSDREKQVFSLLIKGCTVREAGRALGISHVMVVRARKSIISKWRREENK from the coding sequence ATGAACTTCAAGGAACTATACGAAAGAATATCGCCTAAGCTAAGGCGGCTGGCAAGGGCTCGCAGCGCGCACCGCGCGTTGTTGGGAGAGGATGACCTTTATCAGGAGGCCTGCCTTCATCTCTGGAATAATTTCAGGGAAGGCATGCCCGAAGGCGTAAACGAGTCCTATATAGTTAAAAGCTGTGAATTCCATATCCTGAACTATCTTAGGAAGAAGAGGGGGCGTTTTAAGGTCCTGAATCTGGATGAGCCGATCAACGAAGGAGGCGACACATTAGGCGATTTGCTTCCCGACAATAAGGCGCGGGGCGAAGAGCACATAGACAGGGCTATAACTATTGACGACATAAGGAACAACGGCTTTAGCGACAGGGAAAAACAGGTCTTCTCGCTTTTGATCAAGGGCTGCACAGTCAGGGAGGCAGGCAGGGCGCTGGGCATATCGCACGTGATGGTGGTAAGGGCCAGGAAGAGCATAATAAGCAAATGGCGGAGAGAAGAAAATAAATGA
- a CDS encoding type II secretion system protein GspK, which yields MNNKGQAIFLVLGILTILFIVGVTMFYFTQRERAAAVRFVESVRSQYAAEAGVVYARNILRQDKKQNAVDGFNDKQFTFFKGEDHDVDKDGINESRWLTLRDANNGEFARVAVLVSDEAGKVNINTAGTGVAAGNGVNLYEVNLSGLLSAIGLPAQLAGEIISYRLGPNGLPGDAGVDDNGNNYLFENNGWDDDSDGVVDEKGEGVDEMQECDPFYVYGDDRVWGIPEGVSRIELDPLALDLDKALRYVTSYSRDYEVGLNGSRRLSLRGARAQDVLEAFLSAGVTNAYKSAADFVDAFDPDLSQAYIDKYYFKIQPSGLVNPGGWVSAGGSYMAQAGSAEGVFRWQNLPLADGEYYCSLYGNPSSVYIGDVVYPDGKVDADLRHMAVLIKKVTVSGGSFELTIRPHKEKISYLSTAELSLTQSKQGLSRAKIAGREAIVINEIMPNLSVEASVSANDAPGGDWIFEGDYFKNAVHEGGKAGEGKWVFEEIRQGYYYLRLLGLASSLVGDVSCGGENASGVISGDYLPEPVYVGGDGELNVYIQNNSTNQTAYFKGIMLTQQPDAEYIELLNLSGKEIDLSNFVVEVYDNKGQLAVGYPAEIPSNTAIGSYEYLVLAVDAKDTSPEGLKNNGLSFKSVWGSEAAGLEFDKTVNAGYDLIPDGGGSIMLKTPEGSAVDSVEYVSAGNFVALERSDPTADYDSDADGKFDGWFNCLDKKGGTPGAENDNSDMYDTDPSTGKPYKHSIDEVGVFNRYIYNIADFVNLSSGSRWQKRAVYDLAKIADKFSVNSLDLALAGNFVEGDWRLKSGMFIPNQTGSRGLWRWDKVPAGTFDLRVMGEEQGHPNFIKVGIKIGEEGEFISSSSLLIENGQAYYGKIAVPAATSLEMEITDNSSELIGFNYLIIEPLYEVGGRININTAPVEVLGALSLSSSAIDNILINRPFGEEDARKLGTGELLISDTLGVSDEEKLESFRLISNLITVKSDMYKIVSAGEGIKEGKASGISQVVTAVVQRQ from the coding sequence ATGAATAACAAAGGGCAGGCGATATTTCTGGTGCTGGGCATACTGACTATCTTATTTATAGTGGGCGTGACAATGTTTTATTTTACGCAGAGAGAGCGCGCCGCGGCAGTAAGGTTTGTTGAGAGCGTGCGTTCTCAATACGCGGCAGAGGCGGGGGTTGTGTATGCCAGGAATATCCTCAGGCAGGATAAGAAGCAGAACGCCGTTGACGGGTTCAACGATAAGCAGTTCACCTTTTTTAAGGGTGAGGATCATGATGTAGATAAGGACGGGATAAACGAAAGCCGCTGGCTTACCTTGCGGGACGCGAATAACGGCGAATTCGCGAGGGTCGCCGTGTTGGTTTCCGACGAGGCGGGCAAGGTCAATATAAATACCGCGGGTACCGGGGTCGCGGCCGGAAACGGGGTCAATCTGTATGAGGTCAACCTGAGCGGTTTACTTTCGGCTATAGGGCTGCCCGCGCAGCTGGCGGGGGAGATAATCTCCTACCGGCTGGGCCCAAACGGCCTTCCCGGAGACGCGGGCGTAGATGACAATGGCAATAATTATCTGTTTGAAAATAACGGCTGGGACGACGACAGCGACGGGGTTGTTGATGAAAAAGGCGAAGGCGTGGATGAAATGCAGGAGTGCGATCCCTTTTACGTATATGGGGACGACAGGGTCTGGGGCATACCTGAGGGGGTTTCCCGCATCGAGCTCGATCCTTTGGCATTGGATTTAGATAAGGCATTGCGCTACGTCACATCTTACTCCAGGGATTATGAGGTCGGCTTGAACGGTTCGCGCCGCCTTTCCTTAAGAGGCGCGAGGGCGCAGGATGTGCTTGAGGCGTTCTTAAGCGCGGGGGTCACTAATGCCTATAAAAGCGCGGCCGATTTTGTGGACGCGTTCGATCCCGACCTTTCCCAGGCCTATATTGATAAATATTATTTTAAGATACAGCCTTCGGGCCTGGTCAATCCGGGCGGATGGGTAAGCGCGGGGGGTTCTTACATGGCCCAGGCCGGTTCGGCGGAAGGGGTGTTCCGCTGGCAGAACCTGCCTTTGGCAGACGGTGAATATTACTGCTCTTTGTACGGCAACCCCTCCTCTGTGTATATCGGCGATGTGGTTTATCCCGACGGTAAGGTTGACGCTGACCTGCGCCATATGGCGGTATTGATAAAGAAGGTAACGGTATCCGGAGGCTCTTTTGAGTTAACAATAAGGCCCCATAAGGAAAAGATCTCTTATCTTTCCACCGCTGAGCTTTCTCTCACGCAGTCAAAACAGGGGCTCAGCCGCGCCAAGATCGCTGGCCGCGAGGCGATAGTCATTAATGAGATCATGCCCAATCTTTCCGTTGAGGCGTCTGTTTCCGCGAATGACGCTCCGGGAGGCGATTGGATATTTGAGGGAGATTATTTCAAGAATGCCGTACACGAGGGCGGCAAAGCAGGGGAAGGCAAATGGGTATTTGAAGAGATAAGGCAGGGTTATTATTATCTGCGGCTTTTGGGCCTGGCGAGTTCGCTTGTGGGAGACGTTTCTTGCGGCGGGGAAAATGCCTCCGGCGTTATTTCCGGCGACTATCTTCCTGAGCCCGTCTATGTGGGAGGAGACGGAGAATTAAACGTATATATACAGAATAATTCTACGAATCAGACCGCCTATTTCAAGGGCATCATGCTTACTCAACAGCCGGACGCCGAATACATAGAGCTGCTTAATCTATCCGGCAAGGAGATCGATCTGAGTAATTTTGTGGTCGAGGTGTATGATAACAAGGGGCAGCTTGCCGTGGGGTATCCCGCGGAGATACCTTCTAATACCGCCATCGGCTCTTACGAATATCTGGTCCTGGCTGTTGACGCCAAAGATACAAGCCCGGAAGGCCTGAAGAATAACGGCCTGAGCTTTAAGTCCGTCTGGGGCTCCGAGGCGGCAGGCCTTGAGTTTGATAAGACGGTCAATGCCGGCTACGACCTTATTCCCGACGGGGGCGGCAGCATAATGCTTAAGACGCCGGAGGGATCGGCGGTTGATTCGGTTGAATATGTTTCCGCGGGCAACTTTGTAGCCCTTGAGCGTTCAGACCCTACCGCCGACTACGACAGCGACGCGGACGGAAAATTTGACGGCTGGTTTAACTGCCTGGATAAAAAAGGCGGCACACCGGGCGCGGAGAACGACAACAGCGATATGTATGATACCGACCCGTCTACGGGAAAGCCGTACAAACACAGCATAGACGAAGTGGGCGTATTCAATCGTTACATCTATAATATAGCCGATTTTGTTAATCTGTCTTCCGGCTCCAGATGGCAGAAAAGGGCGGTTTATGATCTGGCAAAAATAGCGGATAAGTTTTCCGTGAATTCTTTGGATCTGGCGCTTGCGGGCAATTTTGTTGAAGGCGATTGGCGGCTTAAGTCGGGTATGTTTATTCCCAATCAAACAGGTTCAAGAGGGCTCTGGCGATGGGATAAGGTCCCCGCGGGGACATTTGATCTGAGGGTGATGGGCGAAGAACAGGGCCACCCTAATTTTATAAAGGTGGGCATCAAGATCGGCGAGGAAGGCGAATTCATATCTTCCTCTTCGTTATTGATAGAGAACGGCCAGGCATATTACGGCAAGATCGCGGTGCCCGCGGCTACTTCTCTGGAGATGGAGATAACGGACAACTCATCGGAGTTGATAGGGTTTAATTACCTTATTATCGAGCCCCTGTATGAGGTCGGCGGCAGGATAAATATAAATACAGCGCCGGTTGAGGTCCTGGGGGCGCTGTCCCTGTCTTCTTCAGCGATAGACAATATTTTGATCAACAGGCCGTTCGGGGAAGAAGACGCGAGGAAATTAGGTACGGGCGAATTGCTTATATCCGATACTTTAGGTGTAAGCGATGAAGAAAAATTAGAGAGTTTTAGACTGATAAGTAATTTGATAACCGTAAAATCGGATATGTATAAGATAGTAAGCGCGGGTGAGGGCATTAAGGAAGGTAAGGCAAGCGGCATAAGCCAGGTAGTAACCGCGGTGGTGCAGAGGCAGTAA
- a CDS encoding tetratricopeptide repeat protein, which produces MQRTPPSKITLRQKIMLVMFGLALFILLLELSLRLGSCILSSFQEYRNRVTLRQKGAYRIMCLGESTTVLGGSNAYPYQLERILNRQATGIRFSVVNKGLGGDNTADILSDLEEKLDRYKPDMIIAMMGINDGGQHMRYKETPGSGRLFLRYFRTYKLARIAWMHIMAMVKGAAGPRAFLSPKECYAESPGSMSDYNRYVEAGRLYIKKDDYAGAEDMFEKALELDPADPGLYMELEICYNKQGKFSDAERMFTKAIEIDPGNYSIYIGLGVFYRDQGNLEEAKNILNRAIGLEPDCPDAYIELAWCYKDNTADELLKKAIELDTLNYDTYISSGMLYKYHNNYIKAESMFKKAVALDPDNEQGHIWLAVLYSQTGKDDLAARYYKAAHQLRDEYYNSMTYRNYQELKSIVDRRGIKLVCVQYPMRSIEPLKRIFEYQDGIIFVDNEKIFKDAVGRDGYGVYFGDSFAGDFGHCTPEGNRLLAENIAFVLLKEYFNK; this is translated from the coding sequence ATGCAGAGAACTCCCCCCTCAAAGATAACGCTTCGGCAGAAAATAATGTTGGTGATGTTTGGGCTTGCTCTTTTTATTCTATTGCTTGAACTGAGCTTACGGCTTGGCAGTTGTATTTTGTCATCTTTTCAGGAATACAGAAACAGGGTTACTTTGAGGCAAAAAGGCGCATACCGTATCATGTGTTTAGGAGAGTCAACCACTGTGTTGGGAGGCAGCAACGCCTATCCCTATCAACTCGAGAGAATATTGAACCGGCAGGCAACAGGCATAAGGTTCAGCGTGGTAAATAAGGGATTGGGAGGGGACAATACCGCGGATATACTAAGCGATCTGGAGGAAAAACTTGACAGATACAAGCCGGATATGATCATCGCGATGATGGGCATAAACGATGGCGGGCAGCATATGCGCTATAAAGAAACGCCTGGATCAGGGAGATTATTCTTGAGGTATTTCAGGACGTATAAATTAGCCAGGATCGCCTGGATGCATATCATGGCCATGGTGAAGGGCGCGGCCGGGCCCAGGGCGTTTCTCAGCCCGAAAGAGTGTTATGCCGAAAGCCCCGGCTCTATGTCCGATTATAATAGATATGTGGAGGCGGGAAGATTATATATAAAAAAGGACGATTATGCCGGGGCGGAAGACATGTTTGAGAAGGCGCTTGAACTGGATCCCGCGGATCCGGGTTTATATATGGAATTAGAGATATGTTATAATAAACAGGGCAAGTTTTCCGACGCGGAGAGGATGTTCACAAAGGCAATAGAAATCGACCCCGGAAATTACTCCATATATATAGGATTAGGCGTATTTTACAGGGATCAAGGTAATCTTGAAGAGGCCAAGAATATATTGAACAGGGCGATTGGATTAGAACCGGATTGCCCGGATGCTTATATTGAACTGGCCTGGTGCTATAAGGATAACACGGCGGATGAGCTGCTAAAGAAGGCAATCGAATTGGATACCCTGAATTATGATACCTATATAAGTTCCGGTATGCTGTATAAGTACCATAATAACTATATCAAGGCCGAAAGCATGTTTAAGAAGGCGGTCGCGCTGGACCCGGATAATGAACAGGGGCATATCTGGCTGGCTGTCTTATACAGCCAGACGGGGAAAGATGATCTGGCGGCAAGATATTACAAGGCAGCGCATCAATTGAGGGATGAGTATTATAATTCTATGACTTACCGCAATTACCAGGAGCTTAAGAGCATTGTAGACAGAAGGGGCATTAAGCTGGTATGCGTGCAGTATCCTATGCGCAGCATAGAGCCGCTGAAAAGAATATTTGAATATCAGGACGGCATTATATTTGTAGACAATGAGAAGATATTTAAGGACGCGGTAGGCAGGGACGGCTATGGCGTTTATTTTGGGGATAGTTTTGCCGGTGACTTCGGCCACTGCACGCCCGAAGGCAACAGGCTTCTGGCCGAAAATATAGCATTCGTGCTGTTAAAAGAGTATTTTAATAAGTAA
- a CDS encoding ammonium transporter — protein MSAVGLDTLWVLITAFLVFFMQAGFGMVEAGFIRAKNTCNILTKNFLDFCMASLGFFIFGYAIMFGAGNGFMGLSGWFLSGAQSGAPIPLYAFWLFQAAFCGAAATIVAGGMAERMKFPAYLIYSFLISAFIYPIVGHWIWGGGWLSKLGFSDFAGSTVVHAVGGFAALIGTLMLGPRIGKYNPDGTANAIAGHSIPLASLGVFILWFGWFGFNPGSTLSVGDGSLIARVAINTNLAAATGGICAMFTVWRMFGKPDLSMAMNGALAGLVAITAPCAFVEPWAAIAIGAVAGVIVVLGVVLLDKARIDDPVGAVPVHALNGIWGTLSIGIFGQKALGLANNGLLYGGGLRQLGIQALGAASAVAFVLLTMGCVFKLIDMFVGLRVTREEELKGLDIGEHGMESYSGFQIFTTQ, from the coding sequence ATGTCTGCCGTAGGTCTTGATACGCTGTGGGTTTTAATTACCGCGTTCCTCGTGTTCTTTATGCAGGCGGGATTCGGCATGGTTGAGGCGGGGTTTATCCGAGCCAAGAACACCTGTAATATCCTCACCAAGAATTTCCTGGATTTCTGTATGGCATCGCTGGGCTTCTTTATTTTCGGGTACGCGATCATGTTCGGCGCCGGAAACGGCTTTATGGGTTTAAGCGGCTGGTTTCTTTCCGGAGCGCAGTCGGGCGCCCCCATACCTCTTTACGCGTTCTGGCTGTTTCAGGCCGCGTTCTGCGGGGCGGCGGCAACCATAGTCGCCGGAGGCATGGCGGAGAGGATGAAGTTTCCCGCCTATCTCATATACTCCTTTCTTATCTCCGCGTTTATTTATCCCATAGTCGGCCATTGGATCTGGGGAGGCGGCTGGCTTTCAAAATTAGGTTTCAGCGATTTCGCCGGCTCAACCGTAGTGCACGCGGTAGGCGGGTTTGCCGCGCTCATAGGAACGCTTATGCTGGGCCCGAGAATAGGAAAATATAACCCGGACGGCACGGCAAACGCGATTGCCGGCCATTCCATACCGCTTGCGTCGCTGGGCGTTTTTATCCTCTGGTTTGGCTGGTTCGGATTTAATCCCGGCTCAACCTTAAGCGTGGGGGACGGCAGCCTGATAGCCAGAGTGGCGATTAATACTAATTTAGCCGCTGCGACAGGAGGCATCTGCGCTATGTTCACGGTCTGGCGGATGTTCGGGAAGCCCGACCTTTCCATGGCCATGAACGGAGCCCTGGCAGGCCTTGTGGCCATCACCGCGCCTTGCGCGTTCGTTGAGCCCTGGGCCGCCATCGCGATAGGGGCTGTGGCGGGAGTTATTGTAGTTCTGGGTGTAGTGCTGCTGGATAAGGCCAGGATAGACGACCCTGTAGGCGCGGTCCCGGTCCATGCCCTTAACGGCATCTGGGGAACGTTGTCCATCGGCATCTTCGGACAGAAGGCGCTGGGCCTTGCCAACAACGGCCTGCTTTACGGCGGCGGCTTGAGGCAGTTAGGTATTCAGGCCTTAGGCGCGGCTTCAGCCGTTGCGTTTGTGCTTTTGACCATGGGGTGCGTATTTAAACTTATAGATATGTTTGTGGGCCTGCGGGTTACACGCGAAGAGGAACTGAAGGGGCTGGACATAGGAGAGCACGGTATGGAGTCATATTCCGGATTCCAGATATTTACCACGCAATAA
- a CDS encoding prepilin-type N-terminal cleavage/methylation domain-containing protein, whose amino-acid sequence MISRHKAIFGFTLIEIIISLSILALGLVSLFNFFPVGLTALRYARRVNDIALFAQKQLEHIKTFPDTTELSGEAENFTWQMARAPLDLEEGIKVTVVELKIDYEFGGSALEERFVTYLDAQE is encoded by the coding sequence ATGATAAGCAGGCATAAGGCTATTTTCGGGTTTACCTTAATAGAGATAATAATCTCCCTGAGCATCCTTGCCCTGGGGCTTGTGTCTCTGTTTAATTTTTTCCCCGTAGGTTTAACCGCGTTAAGGTACGCGCGTAGAGTTAACGATATCGCCCTGTTCGCGCAGAAGCAGCTTGAGCATATCAAGACATTCCCGGATACGACTGAATTATCGGGGGAGGCGGAGAACTTTACCTGGCAGATGGCCAGGGCGCCGTTGGACCTGGAGGAGGGCATAAAGGTTACCGTCGTAGAGTTAAAGATAGATTATGAATTCGGAGGGAGCGCCCTTGAAGAAAGATTTGTCACTTATCTGGACGCGCAGGAATAA
- a CDS encoding P-II family nitrogen regulator has translation MKLVIAMIQPHKLPDVKKALFDADVHKMTVTNALGCGQQKGYTETYRGVIHEVNLLKKVRLEIAVNEDFVEPTVDAIIKGARNGKIGDGKIFILDLRECVRIRTGERGPKAVG, from the coding sequence ATGAAACTTGTGATCGCGATGATACAGCCGCATAAATTACCCGACGTAAAGAAGGCCTTATTTGATGCCGATGTCCATAAGATGACCGTTACCAACGCCCTGGGCTGCGGCCAGCAGAAGGGCTATACCGAGACATACAGAGGCGTTATACACGAGGTAAACCTGCTTAAGAAGGTGCGGCTTGAGATAGCCGTAAATGAAGATTTTGTTGAGCCGACCGTTGACGCTATTATTAAAGGCGCGAGAAACGGCAAGATCGGCGATGGAAAGATATTTATACTGGACCTGCGGGAGTGCGTAAGGATAAGGACCGGGGAGCGCGGCCCAAAGGCCGTAGGTTAA